The following are from one region of the Tenacibaculum dicentrarchi genome:
- the panD gene encoding aspartate 1-decarboxylase, whose protein sequence is MLVQVVKSKIHRVKVTGADLNYIGSITIDEDLMDAAGIIEGERVQIVNNNNGERLETYAIPGPRGSGEITLNGAAARKVAKGDVLILIVYAFMELEEAKKFKPSLVFPNEADNTLT, encoded by the coding sequence ATGTTAGTACAAGTAGTAAAATCTAAAATCCACCGCGTAAAAGTTACGGGTGCCGATTTAAATTATATAGGAAGCATTACCATTGATGAAGATTTAATGGATGCTGCAGGAATTATAGAAGGGGAACGTGTTCAAATTGTGAATAACAATAATGGAGAACGTTTAGAAACATACGCTATTCCAGGACCAAGAGGAAGTGGTGAAATTACATTAAACGGAGCTGCTGCAAGAAAAGTAGCTAAAGGTGATGTATTAATTCTAATCGTGTATGCGTTTATGGAATTAGAAGAAGCTAAGAAATTTAAACCTTCTTTAGTTTTTCCTAATGAAGCAGATAATACCCTTACGTAA
- a CDS encoding lysylphosphatidylglycerol synthase transmembrane domain-containing protein, translating to MGGFLVWYSVSKISLNVLVQYFKDANYSWIALGLFFGILSHLSRAYRWKFLLEPMGYKPDFGNSTLAVLVGYLVNLALPRAGEVSRAAVLANYEDIPFEKGFGTIVAERIADVIMMLSIIAITLFLQFDFIYNLLTKNFDPLRIVIILSVLAFVFYAITRYVKKAKSGIGLKIKTFISGLVEGVTSIFKMKHKWAFIFHTVFIWVMYVCMFWATIPSINGLEVPLGGVLIGFIAGAFSIAATNGGIGLYPIAVAGAMALFGVSAEPATAFGWIMWTSQTAMIIIFGGLAFLFLPLYNKSKK from the coding sequence TTGGGCGGTTTTTTAGTTTGGTATTCTGTTTCTAAAATTTCATTAAATGTTTTAGTTCAATATTTTAAAGACGCCAATTACAGTTGGATAGCCTTGGGCTTATTTTTTGGAATTTTAAGCCATTTATCAAGAGCCTACAGATGGAAATTTCTGTTAGAACCAATGGGTTATAAACCCGATTTTGGTAATAGTACATTAGCTGTTTTGGTTGGTTATTTAGTTAATTTAGCATTACCAAGAGCAGGCGAAGTTTCACGAGCAGCTGTGCTAGCAAACTACGAAGATATTCCTTTTGAAAAAGGATTTGGAACCATTGTAGCCGAAAGAATTGCTGATGTAATTATGATGTTAAGCATCATTGCAATCACCCTTTTTTTACAGTTCGATTTTATTTATAACCTGCTTACTAAAAATTTTGACCCGCTAAGAATCGTCATTATTTTAAGTGTTTTAGCATTTGTTTTTTACGCCATAACCCGTTATGTAAAAAAAGCAAAATCAGGGATTGGTTTAAAAATTAAAACTTTTATTTCAGGCTTAGTCGAAGGCGTAACAAGTATTTTTAAAATGAAACACAAGTGGGCTTTTATATTCCACACCGTTTTTATTTGGGTAATGTACGTGTGCATGTTTTGGGCAACAATCCCTTCAATAAACGGCTTAGAAGTTCCGTTAGGCGGCGTTTTAATTGGTTTTATTGCAGGCGCATTTAGCATCGCAGCCACCAATGGAGGCATCGGTTTATACCCAATTGCCGTGGCAGGAGCAATGGCATTATTTGGAGTATCGGCAGAACCCGCAACCGCTTTCGGTTGGATTATGTGGACGTCACAAACCGCTATGATTATCATTTTCGGAGGCTTGGCATTTCTATTTTTACCACTTTATAATAAAAGCAAGAAATAA